The Methylomonas montana genome has a window encoding:
- the fabD gene encoding ACP S-malonyltransferase encodes MTTIEQSYNLAFVFPGQGSQTVGMLGTLATANPIVKQTFEQASDVLGFDLWNLVQNGPEADLNQTHNTQPAMLAAGVAVWRAWCEKTAIKPAWMAGHSLGEYTALVCSGAIGYEDAIRLVAERGRLMQEAVPADQGAMAAILGLEDHQVVNTCTEVANGQIVAAANFNAPGQVVIAGEAAAVERAMEALKALGAKRALKLPVSVPSHCALMTTASDQLNEILQGINIDMPNTTLIHNADVKSHGSPEVIRYALKEQLFKPVRWVESVKFMHEQGVTAFVECGPGKVLMGLNKRIAPDAAHLTMFDPDTINNVVEQLHG; translated from the coding sequence ATGACGACGATAGAGCAAAGTTACAATCTGGCATTCGTATTTCCGGGGCAAGGTTCGCAAACCGTAGGCATGCTGGGAACGCTGGCGACAGCCAACCCCATCGTCAAACAAACCTTCGAACAAGCCTCTGATGTACTGGGCTTCGATCTATGGAATCTGGTCCAAAACGGCCCGGAAGCGGATCTGAATCAAACTCACAATACCCAGCCGGCCATGCTGGCGGCCGGTGTCGCCGTCTGGCGGGCCTGGTGCGAAAAAACCGCGATCAAGCCCGCCTGGATGGCTGGTCACAGCTTGGGCGAATATACCGCACTGGTCTGCTCCGGCGCGATCGGCTATGAAGACGCCATTCGCCTGGTCGCCGAACGCGGCCGACTGATGCAGGAAGCCGTACCGGCCGATCAAGGCGCGATGGCGGCGATACTGGGCCTGGAAGACCATCAAGTGGTCAACACCTGCACCGAGGTTGCCAACGGCCAAATCGTCGCAGCGGCCAACTTCAACGCCCCCGGCCAAGTCGTGATTGCCGGCGAAGCTGCCGCCGTCGAACGGGCCATGGAGGCCCTGAAAGCCCTCGGCGCTAAACGCGCGCTGAAACTGCCGGTCAGCGTCCCGTCGCATTGCGCGCTGATGACAACGGCTTCGGACCAATTGAACGAGATATTGCAAGGCATCAACATCGACATGCCCAACACCACGTTGATCCACAATGCCGATGTCAAATCGCACGGCTCCCCCGAGGTGATTCGCTATGCTCTGAAGGAACAACTGTTCAAACCGGTTCGCTGGGTGGAAAGTGTCAAATTCATGCACGAACAAGGCGTCACCGCCTTCGTCGAGTGCGGGCCCGGTAAAGTATTAATGGGCTTGAATAAACGCATCGCCCCCGATGCGGCGCATCTGACCATGTTCGACCCCGACACCATCAACAACGTTGTGGAGCAACTCCATGGATAA
- the fabG gene encoding 3-oxoacyl-ACP reductase FabG yields the protein MDKKIAIVTGASRGIGRAIAEKLVADGFFVIGTATSDSGAAAISSYLGENGKGYKLNVADAADIESFIKTTGDAYGTPAVLVNNAGITRDNLLMRMKDEEWDDIINTNLTSIFRMSKAVLRAMMKVRYGRIINISSVVGSTGNAGQTNYAAAKAGMVGFAKSMAKEVGSRGITVNTVAPGFIDTDMTKELSADIKNALLGSIALGRLGQPEEIAHAVSFLASEQASYITGETLHVNGGMYMP from the coding sequence ATGGATAAAAAAATCGCCATCGTTACCGGCGCCAGCCGCGGCATAGGCCGAGCCATTGCCGAAAAACTGGTCGCCGACGGCTTTTTCGTGATCGGCACCGCCACTTCCGACAGCGGCGCCGCAGCCATTTCCAGTTATCTGGGCGAAAACGGCAAGGGCTATAAGCTCAATGTCGCCGACGCCGCCGATATCGAAAGCTTTATCAAAACCACCGGCGATGCCTACGGCACACCGGCCGTTCTGGTCAACAATGCCGGCATCACCCGCGACAACCTGTTGATGCGGATGAAAGACGAAGAATGGGACGACATCATCAACACCAATCTGACTTCGATTTTCCGGATGAGCAAAGCGGTGTTGCGCGCCATGATGAAGGTCCGCTACGGTCGCATCATCAATATTTCCTCGGTCGTCGGCTCCACCGGCAACGCTGGCCAAACCAACTACGCGGCGGCCAAAGCCGGCATGGTCGGCTTCGCTAAATCGATGGCGAAAGAAGTCGGTTCGCGCGGCATCACCGTCAACACCGTCGCGCCGGGCTTCATCGATACCGACATGACCAAGGAACTCAGCGCAGACATCAAGAATGCGCTGTTGGGTTCGATTGCGCTGGGCCGCTTGGGCCAACCGGAAGAAATTGCTCACGCCGTATCCTTCCTGGCTTCTGAGCAAGCCTCTTACATCACCGGCGAAACCCTGCACGTCAACGGCGGCATGTATATGCCTTAA
- a CDS encoding response regulator transcription factor — translation MVESSISNGTVLIVDDTPGNLALLSDTLSEANYRVLVATDGSSAIEQIQYIKPDIILLDVMMPGIDGFETCNRLKADPATAPIPVLFMTGLSELENLLRGFGEGALDYIVKPIRPAEVLARIEVHLTQTRNLLRAERVLAHGEFAALAVDVQGRINWQTPAGARWLTDFRLQQDLPVACESDQTLPAGIHGWFLRWLRQGGRPDGEADQHRLAPGFSIRISACQHPDEYLLLLHREEAPWTPENLRDKLKLTFREAEILMWIARGKTNKEIGIILTTSPRTVNKHLEHIFEKLGVSTRSAAVAMVLQRN, via the coding sequence ATGGTGGAATCGTCGATTAGTAACGGTACGGTGTTGATCGTGGACGATACGCCGGGCAATCTGGCGCTGCTGTCGGATACCTTGTCGGAGGCCAATTACCGGGTGTTGGTGGCTACCGACGGCAGTTCGGCCATCGAGCAGATTCAATACATCAAGCCCGACATCATTTTGCTGGATGTGATGATGCCCGGCATAGACGGATTCGAAACCTGTAACCGCCTAAAAGCCGATCCGGCGACCGCGCCGATTCCGGTGTTGTTCATGACCGGCTTGAGCGAGCTGGAAAACTTGCTGCGCGGCTTCGGCGAGGGCGCGCTGGATTATATCGTCAAGCCGATCCGGCCGGCGGAGGTGTTGGCGCGGATCGAAGTGCATCTGACGCAGACCCGTAATCTGCTCAGGGCGGAACGGGTATTGGCGCACGGCGAGTTTGCCGCGCTGGCGGTCGATGTGCAGGGCCGGATCAATTGGCAGACGCCGGCCGGTGCGCGCTGGCTGACGGATTTTCGGCTGCAGCAGGATTTGCCAGTCGCCTGTGAATCGGACCAGACTTTGCCGGCCGGGATACATGGCTGGTTTCTGCGTTGGTTGCGGCAAGGCGGCCGCCCGGACGGCGAAGCGGATCAGCATCGTCTGGCGCCCGGATTTTCGATCCGGATCAGCGCTTGTCAGCATCCGGACGAATACTTATTGCTGTTACATCGGGAAGAAGCGCCATGGACGCCGGAAAATCTGCGCGACAAATTAAAACTGACCTTTCGCGAGGCCGAGATTTTAATGTGGATAGCGCGTGGCAAAACCAATAAAGAGATTGGTATTATCCTGACCACCAGCCCTAGAACCGTGAATAAACATCTGGAACATATTTTCGAGAAGCTGGGTGTATCCACCCGCTCCGCCGCCGTGGCGATGGTGTTGCAGCGCAACTAA
- a CDS encoding hybrid sensor histidine kinase/response regulator has product MKAIHQNITKIRRDYNALVANEMLEDYALRYAPRSFRKWSEFQVANTAFGSTSFLVLEAIGGFLSINYGFTNAFWAILIVGVVIFITSLPISYYAARYHIDIDLLTRAAGFGYIGSTVTSLIYASFTFTLFALEASIMSLAIELYFQIPLAIAHVVSAVIVVPLVTFGITTISRMQLWTQPVWLTLLIAPYIAVAMREPEALLTLKTYFWIAGSGQGFDWLLFGTATTVAFSMVAQIGEQVDFLRFMPDKTKANRFKWWAAMLAAGPGWIVFGVIRQIAGALLAHLAIRHGIDPAHAHEPTQMYLVAYNELFDNPQWALATTTLFVVLSQIKINVTNAYAGSLAWSNFFSRLTHSHPGRVVWLLFNVLIALLLMEFGVFGALEKVLGLFSNMSIAWISAVAAELMINKPLGLSPKVVEFKRAYLSDLNPVGIIATFVASVMSILAYVGLFGEVPKAFSAFIALSLSFVLVPVIAYCCGGRHYLARDRKEHNRKLHTQCSICENDFEHEDIAYCPAYGGSICSLCCTLDARCLDACKVGFRFDDYLEALAKRFMPAAMSINARLRLLRFSMMFLFLSVLTGIFVSIIYYQDLLSVQQNLPAFALLLNNFFKIYASLLVFIGLCTWWLILNAESRRVAHEETAKQTQLLLLEIDEHKKTDSKLQQAMKLADTANQAKSRFLSSMSHEIRSPLNSIIGYAHILHQDPEIPAHRRQAVETLKRSGEHLCALLEDILDIARIEARKFELKFQPIHFPDFIEHLVYTYKLQAEDKGLSFSCQIGNQLPQRVRGDEKRVGQVLINLLGNAVKFTESGGIVFRIGYSGGVANFQVIDTGGGIDEQQLNNIFQPFTRVANPTGNAVAGSGLGLTISKILTEVMGGELTVKSQVGQGSTFTVRLLLPSLGAEIEQNPQATIIGYQGPRRKILIVDDQREHRELLLAMLEPLGFYLSEACSGEECLLKVKENPPDLIMLDISMSGIDGIETAMLLRQQDWAMPVVVLSANAYASDRMAAMNAGCNDFLSKPIQVQDLMYKLKLYLSLDWLYRDAAERPVSAPTETIEMPPQALLDACVDCVRIGDLLGLKKVLAELSQREPQYAPFFAKLQTLADEFRVGQIRKLLNMTKREAS; this is encoded by the coding sequence ATGAAAGCCATCCACCAAAACATCACTAAAATCCGCCGCGATTACAACGCCCTGGTCGCCAACGAGATGTTGGAGGATTACGCATTGCGTTACGCGCCGCGTAGCTTCCGCAAGTGGTCGGAGTTTCAGGTCGCCAACACCGCGTTCGGCTCGACCTCGTTTCTGGTGCTGGAAGCCATCGGCGGTTTCCTGTCGATCAATTACGGTTTTACCAATGCTTTTTGGGCGATTCTGATCGTCGGCGTGGTGATTTTCATCACCAGCTTGCCGATCAGTTATTACGCCGCCCGTTACCATATCGACATCGATTTGCTGACCCGCGCGGCGGGTTTCGGTTACATCGGCTCCACCGTCACTTCGTTGATTTACGCCTCGTTTACTTTCACGCTGTTTGCGCTGGAGGCCTCGATCATGTCGCTGGCGATCGAATTGTATTTTCAGATTCCGTTGGCCATCGCCCATGTGGTCAGTGCGGTGATCGTGGTGCCGTTGGTGACTTTCGGCATCACCACCATCAGCAGGATGCAACTCTGGACCCAACCGGTCTGGCTGACCTTGTTAATCGCGCCTTATATTGCCGTGGCGATGCGCGAACCCGAAGCGTTGTTGACACTGAAAACCTATTTCTGGATCGCCGGCAGCGGCCAGGGTTTCGATTGGCTGTTGTTCGGCACCGCCACCACGGTGGCGTTTTCGATGGTCGCGCAAATCGGCGAACAAGTGGATTTTCTACGGTTTATGCCGGATAAAACCAAGGCCAATCGGTTTAAATGGTGGGCGGCGATGTTGGCGGCCGGGCCGGGCTGGATCGTGTTTGGGGTGATTCGGCAGATAGCCGGCGCCTTGCTGGCGCATCTGGCGATACGTCACGGTATCGATCCTGCCCACGCTCACGAGCCGACCCAGATGTATCTGGTGGCTTATAACGAGCTGTTCGACAATCCGCAATGGGCCCTGGCGACCACGACCTTGTTCGTGGTCCTCAGTCAGATCAAGATCAACGTCACCAACGCCTATGCCGGCTCGCTGGCTTGGTCCAACTTCTTTTCACGCTTGACGCATAGCCATCCAGGCCGGGTGGTGTGGTTGTTGTTTAATGTGTTGATCGCGCTGCTGCTGATGGAATTTGGGGTGTTCGGTGCGCTGGAAAAGGTGCTGGGCTTGTTCTCGAATATGTCGATCGCCTGGATCAGCGCGGTGGCGGCGGAATTGATGATCAACAAACCGCTGGGCTTGAGCCCGAAAGTGGTGGAGTTCAAACGCGCGTATTTGTCCGATCTGAATCCAGTCGGGATTATCGCCACCTTCGTTGCCTCGGTGATGTCGATACTGGCCTATGTAGGCTTGTTTGGCGAGGTGCCCAAGGCCTTTTCGGCATTTATCGCCTTGAGCTTGTCGTTCGTGTTGGTGCCGGTCATCGCTTATTGTTGCGGCGGCAGACATTATCTGGCCCGCGACCGGAAAGAACATAACCGCAAACTGCATACTCAATGTTCGATTTGTGAGAACGATTTCGAGCATGAAGACATCGCTTATTGTCCGGCTTATGGCGGGAGTATCTGCTCGCTGTGCTGCACATTGGACGCCCGCTGCCTGGATGCCTGCAAGGTGGGGTTTCGGTTCGACGATTATCTGGAAGCCTTGGCCAAGCGTTTCATGCCGGCGGCGATGAGCATCAACGCCCGTTTGCGCTTGCTGCGCTTTAGCATGATGTTTTTGTTCCTGTCGGTGTTGACCGGGATCTTCGTCAGCATCATTTACTATCAGGACTTGTTGAGCGTTCAGCAAAACCTGCCGGCGTTTGCACTGTTGTTGAACAATTTTTTCAAGATCTATGCGTCCTTGCTGGTGTTCATCGGTTTGTGTACCTGGTGGCTGATCCTGAATGCGGAAAGCCGGCGGGTCGCGCACGAAGAAACCGCCAAGCAGACGCAATTATTGCTGCTGGAAATCGACGAGCACAAAAAAACCGACAGCAAGTTGCAACAGGCCATGAAGCTCGCCGACACCGCCAATCAGGCTAAAAGCCGCTTTCTGAGCAGCATGAGTCACGAGATCCGTTCGCCGCTGAACAGCATCATCGGTTACGCGCATATTCTGCATCAAGATCCGGAGATTCCGGCACACCGCCGGCAAGCGGTGGAGACCTTGAAGCGTAGCGGCGAACATTTGTGCGCGCTGCTGGAAGATATTTTGGATATTGCCCGCATCGAAGCGCGTAAATTCGAGCTGAAATTCCAACCGATCCATTTTCCGGATTTCATTGAACATCTGGTTTACACCTACAAGCTGCAAGCGGAAGACAAAGGTTTGAGCTTCAGCTGCCAGATCGGCAATCAGCTGCCGCAACGGGTACGCGGCGACGAAAAGCGGGTGGGGCAGGTGTTGATTAATCTGTTGGGCAACGCCGTCAAATTTACCGAGAGCGGGGGTATCGTGTTTCGGATCGGATACAGCGGTGGCGTCGCTAATTTTCAGGTGATCGATACTGGTGGCGGTATCGACGAGCAGCAACTGAACAATATTTTTCAACCGTTTACCCGAGTAGCCAATCCGACCGGCAATGCGGTGGCCGGCAGTGGTTTGGGTTTGACGATCAGCAAGATTCTGACCGAGGTGATGGGCGGCGAATTGACCGTGAAGAGCCAGGTGGGGCAGGGTTCTACGTTTACCGTACGCTTGTTGTTGCCTAGCCTCGGCGCCGAGATCGAACAAAATCCGCAGGCGACTATCATCGGCTACCAGGGGCCGCGGCGGAAGATTTTGATCGTCGACGACCAGCGCGAACACCGGGAGTTATTGCTGGCCATGCTGGAGCCATTAGGGTTTTATTTGAGCGAAGCTTGTTCCGGCGAGGAATGCCTTTTAAAGGTCAAGGAAAATCCGCCGGATCTGATTATGCTGGATATTTCCATGAGCGGGATCGACGGCATCGAAACCGCGATGCTGTTGCGGCAGCAGGATTGGGCGATGCCGGTGGTGGTGCTGAGTGCCAATGCCTATGCCAGCGACCGGATGGCGGCGATGAACGCCGGATGCAACGATTTCCTGTCCAAACCCATCCAGGTTCAGGATTTGATGTACAAATTGAAGCTGTATCTGTCCTTGGACTGGTTGTATCGGGATGCTGCCGAACGGCCGGTTTCTGCGCCGACCGAAACCATCGAAATGCCGCCGCAAGCGCTGTTGGACGCTTGCGTCGATTGCGTGCGGATCGGCGATTTACTGGGCTTGAAGAAAGTCTTGGCTGAACTGAGCCAGCGTGAACCGCAATACGCGCCGTTTTTTGCAAAACTGCAAACGCTGGCGGACGAGTTTCGGGTCGGCCAAATCAGGAAATTGTTGAATATGACCAAACGGGAGGCCTCGTGA
- a CDS encoding REP-associated tyrosine transposase: MPNYRRAFIPGGTWFFTVNLLERKNNDLLIREIELLRESVRAVRKRYPFQIDAWVVLPEHMHAVWTLPSGDADFSKRWRLIKSGFSRALPKMEFRSSVRKAANERGIWQRHFWEHSIRDEKDFERHVDYVHVNPLKHGLVGRAIDWPYSSFHRYVENGVYPEYWGGNVDMSVEGDD; encoded by the coding sequence ATGCCCAATTACCGACGCGCATTTATTCCCGGTGGCACATGGTTTTTTACGGTTAATTTATTGGAACGTAAAAACAACGATTTATTGATTCGGGAAATTGAATTGTTACGTGAGTCTGTGCGGGCGGTGCGTAAACGATATCCGTTTCAAATCGACGCCTGGGTGGTATTGCCGGAACATATGCATGCAGTTTGGACGTTGCCGTCTGGCGATGCCGATTTCAGCAAGCGATGGCGTTTAATCAAAAGCGGGTTTTCGCGGGCGTTACCGAAAATGGAGTTTCGGTCGAGTGTACGAAAAGCTGCCAATGAACGCGGAATATGGCAACGGCATTTTTGGGAGCATTCGATACGCGATGAAAAAGACTTCGAACGCCATGTTGATTATGTTCACGTCAATCCGCTTAAACATGGTCTTGTGGGACGGGCTATTGATTGGCCTTATTCCAGTTTTCATCGGTATGTCGAAAATGGCGTTTATCCGGAATATTGGGGTGGTAACGTGGATATGTCGGTGGAAGGGGATGATTAA
- the urtA gene encoding urea ABC transporter substrate-binding protein, with protein MKIPSNPFRKLAISAALSSLLFMAASPVGAEDTIKVGVLHSLSGTMAISETTLKDTMLMLIDEQNKKGGLLGKKLEPVVVDPASNWPLFAEKARELLTKDKVSAIFGCWTSVSRKSVLPVIEELNGILFYPVQYEGEESSKNVFYTGAAPNQQAIPAVDYLMNDLKVQRWVLAGTDYVYPRTTNKILEAYLKAKGVKEKDIMINYTPFGHSDWQSIVADIKKFGSAGKKTAVVSTINGDANVPFYKELGNQGVSAENIPVVAFSVGEEELSGMDTKPLVGHLAAWNYFMSVDTTKNAAFIQQWKDYIKNPKRVTNDPMEAHYIGFNMWVKAVEKAGTTDPEAVQKALIGVEFPNLSGGVAKMLPNHHISKPVLIGEIQGDGQFVTVWQTNKVVDGDAWSDFLPDSKPIIADWTAPISCGNYNTKTKKCSGQNY; from the coding sequence ATGAAAATACCAAGCAATCCTTTCCGTAAACTGGCTATAAGCGCCGCGCTGTCGTCGCTGCTATTCATGGCCGCCTCCCCGGTCGGCGCCGAAGACACCATTAAAGTCGGTGTGTTGCATTCTTTGTCCGGCACGATGGCGATCTCCGAAACCACCTTAAAAGACACCATGTTGATGCTGATCGACGAGCAAAACAAAAAAGGCGGTCTGCTCGGCAAGAAATTGGAGCCAGTGGTCGTCGACCCGGCCTCCAACTGGCCGTTGTTCGCCGAGAAAGCCCGCGAGTTACTGACCAAGGATAAAGTTTCGGCAATCTTCGGTTGCTGGACCTCCGTATCCAGAAAATCGGTGCTGCCGGTGATCGAAGAACTGAACGGCATCCTGTTCTACCCGGTGCAATACGAAGGCGAAGAATCTTCCAAAAACGTGTTCTATACCGGCGCCGCGCCCAATCAGCAGGCGATTCCGGCGGTCGATTACCTGATGAACGACCTGAAAGTGCAGCGCTGGGTATTGGCCGGCACCGACTACGTCTATCCGCGCACTACCAATAAAATCCTTGAAGCCTATCTGAAAGCCAAGGGCGTCAAGGAAAAAGACATCATGATCAATTACACGCCGTTCGGCCATTCCGATTGGCAAAGCATCGTCGCCGACATCAAGAAATTCGGCTCGGCCGGCAAGAAAACCGCGGTGGTTTCGACGATCAACGGCGACGCCAACGTGCCGTTCTATAAAGAGTTGGGCAACCAAGGCGTTTCCGCCGAAAACATTCCGGTCGTCGCCTTCTCGGTCGGCGAGGAAGAATTGTCCGGCATGGATACCAAACCATTGGTCGGTCACTTGGCGGCCTGGAACTACTTCATGAGCGTCGATACCACCAAAAACGCCGCCTTCATCCAGCAATGGAAGGATTACATCAAAAACCCGAAACGCGTGACCAACGACCCGATGGAAGCGCATTACATCGGCTTCAACATGTGGGTGAAAGCGGTCGAGAAAGCCGGCACCACCGATCCCGAAGCGGTACAAAAAGCCTTGATCGGCGTGGAATTCCCTAACCTCAGCGGCGGCGTAGCCAAAATGCTGCCCAACCATCACATCAGCAAACCGGTGTTGATCGGCGAAATTCAAGGCGACGGCCAGTTCGTCACGGTTTGGCAAACCAACAAAGTCGTCGACGGCGACGCTTGGTCCGACTTCCTGCCGGACAGCAAACCCATCATCGCCGACTGGACCGCGCCTATCAGCTGCGGCAACTACAACACTAAAACCAAAAAGTGTTCAGGACAGAACTACTAA
- the urtB gene encoding urea ABC transporter permease subunit UrtB, producing MKMRTFKSRLKTPPGFGSVAVQPHSPQVLPTISTLAWLEIGGVFKRLSILACRLLTVLILVSQPLAAQAADQDSFEQALNLLRQGNINEREQAIEQLGSDMRSLTLLQALQDGKLFELKNEAKLVIGQESETGYRLTDPLTGESLAEVERGAVGKINLNNKLRGNIRKIVGQLQLNAADPSLRLAAVKAMNKDIDAKAVELLRSHLGDEPDQQVQQAIQQVLLLQDLNSTDKTLRIKAIDALKDHDSQDVVNSLQAIIETDADGHNLEADSDVRNLAEAALIKIRERMQAYAAVETVFFGLSLGAVLVLSAIGLAITFGVMGIINMAHGELMMLGAYTTYVMQQLLPSYLGTALILSIPMAFLVAALVGIAIERGIIRFLYGRPLETLLATFGVSLFLQQAVRSIFSPLNRSVSTPDWMSGSWQINDFLSLTWNRFYILIFCLLVFTALLQILKRTKLGLEVRAVAQNRGMARAMGIPTARVDAMTFGLGSGIAGVAGVALSQITNVGPNLGQAYIVDSFMVVVFGGVGNLFGTLVAGFTLGIANKVLEPYAGAVLAKILVLVFIILFIQKKPRGLFPQKGRAAES from the coding sequence ATGAAGATGCGAACATTTAAAAGCCGTTTAAAAACGCCGCCCGGTTTTGGCTCGGTCGCGGTTCAACCCCACTCTCCTCAAGTGTTGCCTACCATTTCGACGCTGGCCTGGTTGGAGATCGGCGGCGTTTTTAAACGACTTTCCATACTGGCCTGTCGGCTGCTAACGGTGTTGATCCTGGTCAGCCAACCGCTGGCCGCACAGGCAGCCGATCAAGACAGCTTCGAGCAAGCGCTTAACCTGCTTAGACAAGGCAACATCAACGAACGCGAGCAAGCCATCGAACAACTGGGCAGCGACATGCGCAGTTTGACGTTGTTGCAAGCCCTGCAAGACGGCAAACTGTTCGAGTTGAAAAACGAGGCCAAACTGGTGATAGGCCAGGAAAGTGAAACCGGCTACCGCTTGACCGATCCGCTTACAGGCGAGTCGTTGGCAGAGGTCGAGCGCGGCGCGGTCGGCAAAATCAATCTGAATAACAAGTTGCGCGGCAATATCCGCAAAATCGTCGGCCAGCTGCAACTGAATGCTGCCGATCCCAGCTTGCGCTTGGCGGCGGTAAAAGCGATGAACAAAGACATCGACGCCAAAGCGGTCGAACTGCTGCGATCTCACCTTGGCGACGAGCCCGATCAACAGGTTCAACAAGCCATACAACAAGTCTTGCTGTTGCAAGACCTGAATAGCACCGATAAAACCTTACGCATCAAGGCCATCGACGCGTTGAAGGATCACGATAGCCAGGACGTGGTCAATAGCCTGCAAGCCATCATCGAAACCGACGCCGACGGTCATAACCTGGAAGCCGATAGCGATGTGCGCAATCTGGCCGAAGCGGCTTTGATCAAGATCCGCGAACGCATGCAGGCTTACGCCGCCGTCGAGACGGTATTCTTCGGTTTGAGTCTGGGCGCGGTGCTGGTGTTATCCGCCATTGGCTTGGCCATCACCTTTGGGGTGATGGGCATCATCAACATGGCCCACGGCGAACTGATGATGCTGGGCGCCTATACCACGTACGTGATGCAGCAATTGCTGCCCAGCTATTTAGGCACTGCGTTGATCCTGTCGATACCGATGGCGTTCTTAGTCGCGGCGCTGGTCGGCATCGCCATCGAACGCGGCATCATCAGATTTCTATACGGCCGACCACTGGAAACCTTGCTGGCGACCTTTGGTGTCAGTTTGTTTCTGCAACAAGCCGTACGCTCGATTTTCTCGCCGCTGAACCGTAGCGTTTCTACACCAGACTGGATGAGCGGCTCCTGGCAGATCAACGACTTTTTATCGCTAACCTGGAACCGTTTTTACATCCTGATCTTCTGTCTGCTGGTGTTTACCGCGCTGCTGCAAATCCTGAAGCGTACCAAGCTGGGACTGGAAGTTCGGGCTGTCGCCCAGAACCGCGGCATGGCTAGGGCAATGGGTATTCCTACTGCTCGGGTCGATGCGATGACGTTTGGCTTGGGATCGGGTATCGCCGGTGTGGCCGGTGTGGCCTTGAGCCAGATCACCAACGTCGGCCCTAATCTCGGTCAGGCTTACATCGTTGACTCGTTCATGGTGGTGGTGTTTGGTGGAGTGGGTAACTTATTTGGAACATTAGTCGCAGGCTTTACCCTAGGCATCGCCAACAAGGTGTTGGAGCCTTATGCAGGGGCGGTATTGGCGAAGATTTTGGTGTTGGTGTTTATTATTTTGTTTATTCAGAAGAAGCCGAGGGGGTTGTTTCCGCAGAAAGGGAGGGCTGCTGAATCGTAA
- the urtC gene encoding urea ABC transporter permease subunit UrtC, whose amino-acid sequence MKLINLSQDKTYTTVLTALASVTILIPLCNLIFPEDSALHFSAYSVSLIGKYLTFALLGLSLDMVWGYAGILVLGQGAFFALGGYAMGMYLMRQIGTRGVYGNAELPDFMVFLNWTELPWYWQGFENFGFAMLMVFLAPGLLAFVFGWLAFRSRVTGVYLSIITQALTYALLLAFFRNEMGFGGNNGLTDFKDILGFNIQSEAVRSVMLLMTGLSLIGALLLCRSIVNSKLGRVVTAVRDQESRVRFLGYRVELFKLWVFVFAAMLAGLAGALYVPQVGIINPSEFSPLNSLEIVIWVAVGGRGTLYGAIIGAVLVNYAKTVLTGLMPDAWLFCLGGAFILVTLLMPDGIVGLLRRRVKPDPTLNVTGGQPA is encoded by the coding sequence ATGAAACTAATCAACCTAAGCCAAGACAAAACCTACACCACCGTCCTAACCGCATTAGCATCGGTGACAATCCTAATCCCCCTCTGTAACCTAATCTTCCCCGAAGACTCAGCCCTGCATTTCTCGGCCTACTCAGTCTCGCTAATCGGCAAATACCTGACCTTCGCCCTACTCGGCTTATCACTCGATATGGTCTGGGGCTACGCCGGGATTTTAGTTTTAGGCCAAGGTGCGTTCTTTGCGTTGGGCGGCTACGCGATGGGCATGTATCTAATGCGGCAGATCGGTACACGCGGCGTCTACGGCAATGCCGAATTACCGGACTTTATGGTGTTTCTGAACTGGACCGAACTACCCTGGTATTGGCAAGGCTTCGAGAATTTCGGTTTCGCGATGTTGATGGTATTCCTAGCCCCCGGTTTGCTGGCCTTCGTATTCGGCTGGTTGGCGTTTCGTTCCCGGGTTACCGGCGTGTACTTGTCCATCATCACCCAGGCCTTAACCTATGCACTATTGCTGGCTTTTTTCCGTAACGAAATGGGCTTTGGCGGCAATAACGGCCTGACCGATTTCAAAGACATCCTCGGCTTCAACATCCAATCCGAAGCGGTCCGCTCGGTTATGCTACTGATGACCGGCCTGAGCCTGATTGGTGCCTTGCTGCTCTGCCGCTCGATCGTGAACAGCAAACTGGGTCGGGTAGTCACCGCGGTTCGCGATCAGGAATCGCGGGTACGCTTTCTCGGCTACCGGGTGGAGTTATTCAAACTGTGGGTGTTCGTGTTTGCGGCGATGCTGGCCGGACTGGCTGGCGCGCTGTACGTACCGCAGGTCGGCATCATCAACCCCAGCGAATTCTCGCCATTAAATTCATTGGAAATCGTCATCTGGGTCGCGGTCGGCGGGCGCGGCACCTTGTACGGGGCTATCATCGGCGCGGTACTGGTCAACTACGCCAAAACCGTGTTGACCGGCCTGATGCCGGACGCCTGGCTGTTTTGCCTCGGCGGCGCGTTCATCCTGGTGACTTTATTAATGCCCGACGGCATCGTCGGCCTGCTGCGCCGTCGCGTCAAACCCGACCCTACTCTTAACGTCACAGGAGGACAACCGGCATGA